The following are from one region of the Muntiacus reevesi chromosome 3, mMunRee1.1, whole genome shotgun sequence genome:
- the LOC136162889 gene encoding sulfotransferase 1C2-like, whose protein sequence is MALTTAGTQPSLGEVAGIPLPATTVDNWPQIQGFEAQPDDLLICTYPKSGTTWIQEIVDLIEQSGDVDKCQRAAIQHRHPFLEWARPPQPSGVEKAGAMPRPRVLRTHLPAQLLPPSFWESNCKFLYVARNAKDCLVSYYHFQRMNRTLPDPGTWDQYFETFISGNVAWGSWFEHVRGWWELRDSIRMLFLFYEDIKRNPKQEIQKVMKFMGKNLDGAVLDTIVQETTFEKMKENPMTNRSTAPKTVLDQSISPFMRKGIVGDWKNHFTVAQNERFDEIYRQKMKGTSINFCTEL, encoded by the exons ATGGCCCTGACCACGGCGGGGACACAGCCCTCACTAGGGGAGGTGGCGGGGATCCCCCTGCCGGCCACCACCGTGGACAACTGGCCCCAGATCCAGGGCTTCGAGGCCCAGCCGGACGACCTCCTCATCTGTACCTACCCTAAGTCAG GGACCACGTGGATCCAGGAAATTGTGGACTTGATCGAGCAGAGCGGGGATGTGGACAAGTGTCAGCGGGCGGCCATCCAACACCGCCACCCGTTCCTTGAGTGGGCCCGGCCACCCCAGCCCTCCG GTGTGGAGAAGGCTGGAGCAATGCCTCGGCCCCGGGTGCTGAGGACCCACCTCCCCGCCCAGCTGCTGCCTCCATCCTTCTGGGAAAGCAACTGCAAG TTCCTCTATGTTGCTCGAAATGCCAAGGATTGTCTGGTCTCCTACTACCACTTCCAGAGGATGAATCGAACGCTTCCTGATCCAGGCACCTGGGACCAGTACTTTGAAACCTTCATCAGTGGAAATG TTGCATGGGGGTCCTGGTTCGAGCATGTAAGAGGCTGGTGGGAGCTGAGAGACAGCATCCGGATGCTCTTTCTCTTCTATGAGGACATCAAGAGG AACCCAAAGCAGGAAATTCAGAAAGTGATGAAGTTCATGGGGAAGAACTTGGATGGAGCCGTGCTGGACACCATTGTCCAGGAGACGACGTTTGAGAAGATGAAGGAAAACCCCATGACCAACCGTTCCACGGCTCCCAAGACCGTCTTGGACCAGTCCATCTCCCCCTTCATGAGGAAAG GAATCGTGGGGGATTGGAAAAACCACTTCACGGTGGCTCAGAATGAGAGATTTGATGAAATCTACAGGCAAAAGATGAAAGGAACTTCAATCAACTTCTGCACAGAGCTCTGA